From a single Candidatus Thorarchaeota archaeon genomic region:
- a CDS encoding site-specific DNA-methyltransferase, with amino-acid sequence MTIETQIVDLFREVLGGAEVVTVSGRTALLNLRRLYFQQSVEPFLSQVLANVPHTSSRPMVLQMVHDFFSIAFEILYHCKTSEMIRLKLCPKNSLPFWVADQFYFMKTNPDTHPLDMTVDDIVFRFDTIRVEASIEAVPKLSYSFEGIKQGVVYIGVMRSRRVWKGVHRLTQDIRKAGLTVSKNAVSKAIRIFEQQFQVDYFLAKDPVRLLLHLLQGWSVERMTTFRDEAAVIDTFEDVVRSLIDIIAPFEQALTRLWERPKPVNSPHYVITLDKIAAKSPEILIALFRHRGMIQQLGEWIDLGLVSSEDILDAILVASTSGPPHLNEQYVHLPIDTRYFPELESSIGDLLDNDDELDGWLVHSDNFQALNTLRERFEESVKTIYVDPPFNKDYNAGFSYTVNYSDSAWVTLLDNRFRIARGLLRSDGSILVRCDSSGNMYVRLLMDDIFGRDNFRNEIHVRRFRKNVTSQVVRKLPAGLDTIFAYAKSDAFAYVNPVRPRKKIRKGFWRHMNDSSGAGTPKTFFGRTIAPPVGKHWKYSQRRIDKMIEENKIVLQCGQCGHLHTRDDGQWDGCPKCGADDPVPRYWVSEKDVDVLDSNWSDIYGYSTTWGFQTENSEPLLQRIIETTSHVGDLVMDFFLGSGTTVAVAQKLHRRWIGVEMGDHFFTTVLPRMKQVLAGEQSGISSEVGWRGGGALTYFSVAQYWDVVQHAILNGSQIYEKISKAETRGSS; translated from the coding sequence ATGACCATTGAAACGCAGATCGTTGACTTGTTTCGAGAAGTTCTTGGTGGCGCAGAAGTTGTAACAGTATCCGGACGTACAGCTCTCCTGAATCTACGACGACTATATTTTCAGCAATCAGTAGAGCCGTTTCTCTCACAGGTTCTCGCCAACGTTCCTCACACTTCGTCACGCCCAATGGTATTGCAAATGGTTCACGATTTCTTTTCAATAGCCTTTGAGATACTGTATCACTGTAAGACATCTGAGATGATCCGTCTGAAATTGTGTCCAAAGAATTCTCTACCCTTCTGGGTTGCGGATCAGTTCTACTTCATGAAGACTAATCCGGACACCCATCCTTTGGATATGACAGTAGATGATATTGTCTTTAGATTTGACACGATCCGAGTCGAGGCCAGTATTGAAGCCGTGCCCAAGCTCTCTTACTCGTTTGAGGGGATTAAACAAGGGGTCGTATACATTGGAGTGATGAGGTCTCGACGGGTATGGAAAGGGGTACATCGTCTCACACAAGATATTCGTAAGGCAGGACTAACTGTTTCAAAGAACGCCGTCTCAAAGGCGATCCGTATTTTTGAACAGCAGTTTCAAGTTGACTACTTTCTTGCGAAAGACCCGGTGCGCCTTCTCCTTCATTTACTTCAAGGCTGGTCAGTTGAAAGGATGACCACTTTTCGGGATGAAGCTGCTGTGATCGATACTTTCGAAGATGTGGTCCGTTCTCTCATTGATATTATCGCTCCTTTCGAGCAGGCACTCACGAGACTCTGGGAGCGACCAAAGCCTGTGAACTCCCCACATTATGTGATTACACTCGATAAGATAGCTGCAAAGTCTCCTGAGATATTGATAGCACTCTTTCGTCATCGCGGAATGATTCAACAATTAGGTGAATGGATTGACCTCGGGTTAGTTTCTTCTGAGGACATACTTGATGCAATACTGGTCGCTTCCACTTCTGGCCCGCCTCATCTCAATGAGCAATACGTCCATCTGCCTATTGATACACGATACTTTCCGGAACTTGAGTCTTCCATCGGCGATCTCTTGGACAATGATGATGAATTAGACGGTTGGCTTGTACATAGTGATAATTTTCAGGCGCTCAACACGCTTCGCGAACGTTTTGAAGAATCTGTCAAGACCATCTATGTGGATCCTCCGTTCAACAAAGACTACAATGCAGGATTTTCTTACACGGTCAACTATAGTGACAGTGCTTGGGTCACATTACTTGATAACCGCTTTAGGATCGCACGAGGTCTTCTTCGCTCAGATGGTTCTATACTTGTTCGCTGTGATTCAAGTGGAAATATGTATGTGCGACTATTAATGGATGACATCTTCGGACGTGATAACTTCAGAAATGAGATCCATGTCAGGCGCTTCAGGAAAAATGTCACGAGTCAAGTGGTTCGTAAATTGCCTGCCGGACTGGACACGATCTTTGCCTATGCCAAGTCTGATGCCTTTGCATATGTGAATCCGGTCAGGCCACGGAAAAAGATCCGTAAGGGCTTCTGGAGACATATGAATGACTCCTCTGGAGCTGGAACCCCCAAGACATTTTTCGGAAGAACGATTGCGCCGCCTGTTGGAAAACATTGGAAATATTCACAGCGACGGATCGACAAGATGATTGAGGAGAATAAGATCGTCCTTCAATGTGGACAATGCGGGCATTTGCATACCCGTGACGATGGGCAATGGGATGGCTGTCCAAAGTGCGGTGCCGATGATCCTGTACCACGATATTGGGTGAGTGAGAAGGATGTCGATGTTCTCGACTCCAATTGGAGTGATATCTACGGGTACTCTACAACTTGGGGCTTTCAGACCGAAAACTCGGAGCCGCTCCTGCAACGGATCATTGAGACCACAAGTCATGTTGGTGATCTCGTGATGGACTTCTTTCTTGGAAGCGGAACGACCGTTGCTGTGGCGCAGAAACTACATCGTCGTTGGATCGGTGTCGAGATGGGCGATCACTTCTTTACGACTGTGCTGCCTCGAATGAAACAGGTTCTTGCAGGAGAGCAATCTGGGATCTCAAGCGAGGTCGGTTGGCGTGGTGGTGGGGCTCTCACGTATTTTTCAGTGGCACAATATTGGGATGTTGTTCAGCATGCAATTCTGAATGGTTCCCAAATATATGAAAAAATTAGTAAGGCCGAAACAAGAGGTTCGTCATGA
- a CDS encoding nitric oxide synthase has protein sequence MGEKILICYGTRYGTTAKISEFMANVLREQGADVELVDLKRDRPQQALDTYSLILIGSGIQMGRWTGEPLKFIKNNEAALARARVAIYVVCAFAANPEKCDFVQTEFIDKVLAKYPSLRPVATTYFAGMYDFSKYNRFIRALVRKIIKSENKFTEPIPEKIDYRDWDKIREWAVGLVAA, from the coding sequence ATGGGCGAGAAAATTCTGATCTGTTACGGGACACGTTATGGTACCACTGCCAAAATCTCCGAATTCATGGCCAATGTTCTTCGCGAGCAAGGTGCTGATGTAGAACTTGTTGATCTAAAGCGCGACCGACCACAACAGGCGCTAGATACATACTCACTCATTTTGATTGGAAGTGGTATTCAGATGGGGCGATGGACTGGTGAACCGCTCAAATTTATAAAAAACAATGAGGCCGCATTAGCAAGGGCACGAGTTGCTATCTATGTTGTATGTGCCTTTGCCGCGAATCCCGAGAAATGCGATTTTGTACAAACAGAATTCATTGACAAGGTCTTGGCAAAGTATCCTTCCCTGCGACCAGTCGCAACCACTTATTTTGCCGGAATGTATGACTTCAGCAAGTATAACCGCTTTATTCGTGCACTGGTGAGAAAGATCATTAAAAGTGAGAACAAATTCACTGAGCCAATCCCCGAGAAGATTGACTACCGCGATTGGGACAAGATCCGAGAATGGGCGGTCGGACTGGTTGCAGCATAA
- a CDS encoding alpha-ketoacid dehydrogenase subunit beta translates to MTEMTYREALKQGLREEMQRDERVFILGEDVGKNWGGAFKVTKGLAEEFGDERVRDTPISENTIVGAAVGAAITGLRPVAEIMFGDLITLAMDQVCNQAAKMRYMFGGQTSVPLVVRTVFGGGKNIASHHSQSLEAWFMHTPGLKIALPAFASDVKGLIKTAIRDPNPVMFFEHKLVYDKKEEVPDEEYTIPFGEAKIRREGADVTVWGTMFMLHKALEVADELAKEGISVEVIDPRTLVPLDKKTLLDSVKKTGRLVLVTEETKTGATTAEIAAMVQEEAFDWLDAPIVRVNAPDTPVPFSPPLEKFFIPDHKRIADAIRSAL, encoded by the coding sequence ATGACTGAGATGACATACAGAGAGGCATTGAAGCAGGGTCTCAGAGAAGAGATGCAGCGAGATGAGCGCGTCTTCATTCTTGGAGAAGATGTCGGCAAGAACTGGGGAGGCGCCTTCAAGGTCACAAAGGGACTTGCTGAAGAGTTCGGAGATGAACGTGTCAGAGACACTCCGATCTCAGAGAACACCATAGTGGGTGCTGCGGTGGGTGCTGCCATTACTGGACTACGCCCGGTCGCAGAGATCATGTTTGGAGACCTCATCACATTGGCCATGGATCAGGTCTGCAATCAGGCTGCCAAGATGAGATACATGTTCGGCGGTCAGACCTCAGTGCCACTTGTAGTGCGTACCGTATTTGGAGGCGGCAAGAATATTGCATCCCATCACTCACAGTCACTTGAGGCATGGTTCATGCACACACCGGGTCTCAAGATCGCCCTTCCGGCCTTTGCATCAGATGTAAAGGGTCTCATCAAGACGGCCATCAGAGATCCAAACCCGGTCATGTTCTTCGAACACAAACTTGTCTATGACAAAAAAGAAGAGGTGCCTGATGAGGAATACACGATCCCCTTCGGAGAGGCCAAGATCCGTCGTGAGGGCGCAGATGTCACCGTATGGGGAACCATGTTTATGCTCCACAAGGCCCTCGAAGTCGCAGATGAACTTGCCAAGGAGGGCATCAGTGTCGAAGTCATTGATCCACGAACACTTGTCCCACTCGACAAGAAGACCTTACTGGACTCAGTGAAAAAGACTGGACGACTTGTACTTGTGACTGAGGAGACCAAGACGGGAGCAACAACAGCAGAGATTGCTGCAATGGTTCAAGAAGAGGCCTTCGACTGGTTGGATGCACCCATCGTGCGTGTGAACGCACCAGACACACCAGTACCGTTTAGCCCACCACTGGAGAAATTCTTTATTCCCGATCACAAGAGAATCGCTGATGCGATTCGGAGTGCCCTTTGA
- a CDS encoding thiamine pyrophosphate-dependent dehydrogenase E1 component subunit alpha — protein sequence MVDKKKLVDLYTRTLKVRLFESKVWDIFGQNLIPGTLHLYLGQEAVAAGVTAALEKTDWIQSTHRGHGHVVAKGADMKHAFAELLGKATGSCKGKGGSMHITQFDAGVLGATGVVASGLPIAVGAALSCKMRGTKDVVACFFGDGASNNGTFGESLNMSAIWNLPVIWVVENNFYAMGTPIKWTCPSQSIAQRAEGYCIPNKVVNGNNTLEVYEAVVEAVERARAGEGPTLIECQTYRMKGHSRFDPAKYRPKEEAEFWLSQDPVEIIRKIAIEQGALTEKEADKIKKKLEKEVNAAAEFAIKSDYPKPEEALEDVFAEEVA from the coding sequence ATGGTTGACAAGAAAAAGCTAGTAGACCTCTATACACGGACTCTCAAAGTTCGATTATTTGAGTCAAAGGTCTGGGACATCTTTGGACAGAATCTGATCCCCGGAACACTCCATCTCTACCTTGGGCAGGAGGCTGTGGCTGCCGGAGTCACTGCCGCATTGGAGAAGACTGACTGGATCCAGAGCACGCATCGAGGCCATGGCCACGTAGTAGCAAAAGGTGCAGACATGAAGCACGCATTTGCAGAGCTTCTCGGGAAGGCCACAGGATCGTGCAAGGGAAAAGGTGGCTCCATGCACATTACCCAGTTTGATGCGGGTGTACTTGGTGCAACTGGTGTAGTAGCCTCCGGACTACCGATCGCAGTGGGAGCAGCGCTCTCGTGCAAGATGCGCGGAACCAAGGATGTGGTCGCCTGTTTCTTTGGAGATGGCGCATCGAACAACGGTACCTTTGGCGAGTCACTGAACATGTCGGCGATCTGGAATTTACCGGTCATCTGGGTTGTGGAGAACAACTTCTATGCAATGGGAACGCCGATCAAATGGACCTGTCCGTCACAGTCAATCGCTCAGCGAGCAGAGGGCTACTGTATTCCGAACAAGGTTGTGAACGGGAACAATACACTTGAAGTGTATGAGGCAGTGGTCGAGGCTGTTGAGAGAGCACGTGCAGGCGAGGGTCCTACACTGATAGAGTGTCAAACGTATAGGATGAAGGGACATTCCCGATTCGATCCTGCAAAATACAGACCAAAAGAAGAGGCAGAATTCTGGTTGAGCCAAGACCCTGTTGAGATCATACGAAAGATTGCAATTGAACAGGGTGCTTTAACGGAAAAGGAAGCTGACAAGATCAAGAAGAAACTAGAGAAAGAGGTCAATGCAGCGGCCGAGTTTGCTATCAAGTCGGATTATCCCAAGCCCGAAGAGGCACTTGAGGATGTCTTTGCAGAGGAGGTTGCCTAA
- a CDS encoding tRNA CCA-pyrophosphorylase, with protein sequence MKFDEGISLSRVGVDIVLISGRTLKQGRGLEIGKLSRDYFEAVSYCELDKTVMSILDVKSGDPIILETIDGEVVVYAKLGRNLEPGMGFIPAGPYANAIISSDTWESGMPDFKGIRTKVFKATDRQVPSVEELLTQIMEE encoded by the coding sequence GTGAAGTTTGATGAAGGGATTAGTTTGAGTCGAGTCGGTGTCGATATTGTACTTATCTCTGGAAGAACCTTGAAGCAGGGGCGCGGGCTTGAGATCGGTAAGTTGAGTCGGGATTATTTCGAAGCCGTGTCCTACTGCGAGCTCGATAAGACGGTCATGTCGATTCTCGATGTGAAATCTGGTGACCCCATCATTCTCGAAACCATTGATGGTGAAGTTGTAGTTTATGCGAAACTCGGACGCAACCTTGAGCCGGGTATGGGTTTCATACCTGCTGGGCCCTATGCCAATGCGATCATCAGTTCTGATACTTGGGAGAGCGGCATGCCTGATTTCAAGGGGATTCGGACGAAGGTGTTCAAGGCGACTGATAGACAGGTGCCCTCAGTTGAGGAGCTTCTGACTCAGATAATGGAGGAATAG
- a CDS encoding formylmethanofuran dehydrogenase subunit B encodes MADAHILENVVCPFCGCLCDDLRLTIENDVIVQCERGCALGKAKFLHYREDRMLSSTLRQGSSQIEISLETAIDHAARILVEARRPLIYGLSSTENDAHREAYRLAEYIGAVVDNTSSVCHGPSIIGTQASGEPMASLAEVRNRADLVIYWGANPLYAHPRHVNRFVRAPGEYIRDPKAERQMWVVDVRESVTSRIANRSLIITPGSDLEVIGTLRALVRGHTVDVASVGGVSLDTLCELANAMKRAKYGVLFYGLGLTQSRGRHNNIDAAIRLVQDLNSFTKWSMLPMRGHYNVTGANKTSTWTTGYPYAVDYSRGYPRYQPGEYTAVDLLRRREVDALLNVAADPAAHFPRDAIRGLKSIPIINLDPKRNLTSLIASVNIPTAIAGIECDGAVARMDGLPLYLKKIVEPPEGILPDREVLRMIFDRVKEVSDN; translated from the coding sequence GTGGCCGACGCTCATATCTTGGAAAATGTAGTCTGTCCCTTCTGCGGGTGTCTGTGCGATGATCTCCGACTCACAATCGAGAATGATGTGATCGTCCAGTGCGAGCGTGGCTGTGCCTTGGGTAAGGCCAAATTTCTCCACTATCGAGAAGACCGAATGTTATCCTCAACACTCCGACAGGGATCGAGCCAAATAGAAATCTCTCTGGAGACCGCAATAGACCACGCAGCAAGAATACTTGTTGAGGCTCGTCGGCCATTGATCTACGGACTGAGTTCGACTGAGAATGATGCCCATCGAGAGGCGTATCGTTTGGCCGAGTATATTGGTGCTGTTGTGGATAACACATCCTCTGTCTGTCATGGTCCCTCGATCATCGGCACACAGGCTTCCGGTGAACCCATGGCCTCGCTTGCAGAGGTTCGTAATCGTGCAGATCTTGTCATTTATTGGGGCGCCAACCCTCTCTATGCTCACCCACGTCATGTGAACCGGTTTGTTCGAGCCCCGGGAGAATATATCCGGGATCCAAAGGCAGAACGTCAGATGTGGGTAGTGGATGTTCGAGAGTCCGTCACCTCGCGTATTGCAAACAGATCGCTGATCATCACGCCCGGCTCAGACCTTGAAGTGATTGGAACACTCCGTGCATTGGTCCGAGGTCATACCGTTGATGTGGCTTCTGTTGGCGGGGTCTCACTTGATACCCTGTGCGAGCTTGCTAATGCAATGAAGCGGGCAAAATATGGTGTTCTATTCTATGGTCTTGGCCTGACGCAATCGAGAGGGCGTCATAATAATATTGACGCGGCTATCCGGCTCGTTCAGGATCTAAACAGTTTCACCAAGTGGTCGATGCTGCCCATGCGTGGGCATTATAATGTGACTGGTGCCAATAAGACTTCAACATGGACTACAGGGTATCCTTACGCCGTTGACTACTCACGAGGCTATCCACGATATCAACCCGGTGAATATACGGCAGTCGATCTGTTGCGTCGAAGAGAGGTTGATGCATTGCTCAATGTTGCAGCGGATCCTGCGGCACACTTTCCACGAGATGCCATACGAGGTCTCAAGTCAATTCCCATCATCAATCTCGATCCGAAGAGAAACCTGACCTCACTGATCGCCTCGGTGAACATTCCCACTGCAATTGCAGGGATCGAGTGTGATGGCGCCGTTGCTCGCATGGATGGCCTCCCACTCTATCTCAAGAAGATCGTGGAACCCCCAGAGGGAATTCTCCCTGACCGAGAGGTGCTTCGAATGATCTTTGACAGAGTTAAGGAGGTCTCAGACAATTGA
- a CDS encoding formylmethanofuran dehydrogenase subunit A: protein MSNEILLKNCSLFDPVQGIDGETVDIAIRDGRIVESVGSKATIINLHHRLVMPGGVDLHSHILGSKIGMARTMMPEYHRTDPVPRTDTTRAGIGAIVPSSFVIGYRYAQMGYTTVIEPAVPALKALNVWEELADVPHIDVGLLPMFSNSMITYHYLQNDDLSGLAAYIAWILRKTGGMGVKVVNPGGTYAWAHGMNVRELDTTIPDWDLTPRKIIRGLVEAVESLGLPHPVHLHPNNLGKVGNVETTIAQLEAVRDIKGHNGRKHIIHLTHISFDSLGMMDEGVPEWKYVSSGGLELAEYANKNDHFTVDLGQITFGPAITMTGDGPFQFSLYQMTHNKWSNLSVDVELPGGAGIVPYIYNPRSPANAVQWAIALEYALSIDDVWRCVMTTDSPNAGPFTQYPLVLSWLMSREQRKIWADKIHPFAKERSTLMDIEREWSFYDVAISTRAAPARILGLQNKGHLGVGADADVAVYDIVPVKIDLAKNPDRILSAFSTSFLTLKRGEVVAKNGVLAGDGPRQVHTIHPQLDPALWNRINHELEDLINRFYVHSFHNYAVPSRYRENMEQRSVIQSERISP, encoded by the coding sequence TTGAGCAACGAGATCCTTCTCAAGAATTGTAGCCTCTTTGATCCTGTTCAGGGCATCGACGGCGAGACCGTTGACATTGCAATACGTGACGGTCGCATTGTCGAGTCAGTAGGATCTAAGGCAACTATCATTAATCTTCACCATAGACTTGTGATGCCGGGTGGAGTGGATCTTCACTCCCACATTCTTGGAAGCAAGATTGGCATGGCCCGTACCATGATGCCCGAATATCATAGGACCGATCCTGTCCCCCGAACCGACACGACTCGGGCTGGTATTGGTGCCATCGTTCCCAGTTCATTTGTCATTGGATATCGTTACGCTCAGATGGGCTACACGACTGTCATAGAGCCCGCTGTTCCTGCGCTCAAGGCACTCAATGTCTGGGAAGAGTTGGCAGATGTTCCCCATATCGATGTTGGGCTTCTCCCAATGTTCTCTAACAGCATGATCACCTACCACTATCTTCAGAATGATGATCTCAGTGGTCTGGCTGCGTATATCGCATGGATTCTGAGAAAGACTGGTGGCATGGGTGTGAAAGTCGTCAATCCCGGAGGCACCTATGCATGGGCGCATGGTATGAATGTTCGAGAGCTTGACACGACGATCCCTGATTGGGACCTGACTCCGCGAAAGATCATCCGAGGTCTCGTAGAGGCAGTTGAGAGCTTGGGACTCCCGCATCCGGTCCATCTCCATCCTAACAATCTCGGTAAGGTCGGAAACGTTGAGACCACTATTGCCCAATTGGAGGCAGTCCGCGATATCAAGGGTCACAACGGGCGCAAGCACATCATCCATCTCACTCACATCTCATTTGACAGTCTGGGAATGATGGACGAGGGGGTTCCCGAGTGGAAGTATGTCTCCTCTGGTGGGCTGGAACTCGCCGAGTATGCAAACAAGAATGATCACTTCACGGTGGACCTTGGGCAGATCACCTTTGGTCCCGCAATCACGATGACCGGTGATGGCCCGTTCCAGTTCTCCCTCTATCAGATGACTCACAACAAATGGTCCAATCTCTCGGTGGATGTGGAGCTGCCCGGTGGGGCTGGTATTGTTCCCTACATCTACAACCCCAGGTCGCCTGCAAATGCCGTTCAGTGGGCAATCGCTCTAGAATATGCGCTTAGTATCGATGATGTCTGGCGTTGTGTCATGACCACAGATAGCCCTAACGCTGGTCCGTTCACACAATACCCGCTAGTTCTCTCATGGTTGATGAGTCGTGAGCAACGTAAGATCTGGGCTGACAAGATCCATCCCTTTGCCAAGGAGCGGTCTACTCTCATGGACATAGAGCGTGAGTGGTCTTTCTATGATGTCGCCATCTCTACGCGGGCAGCCCCTGCTCGGATTCTTGGTCTTCAGAATAAGGGTCATCTTGGGGTGGGTGCAGATGCGGATGTTGCTGTATATGATATCGTCCCTGTGAAGATAGATCTGGCAAAGAACCCCGATAGAATCCTTTCCGCCTTCTCGACCAGTTTCTTGACTCTGAAACGCGGTGAGGTGGTGGCCAAGAATGGTGTTCTTGCAGGCGATGGGCCTCGACAAGTCCATACAATTCATCCGCAACTCGATCCTGCTCTCTGGAATCGGATCAATCACGAACTGGAAGATCTGATCAATCGGTTCTATGTTCACTCATTCCATAACTATGCTGTTCCGTCAAGATATCGAGAAAATATGGAACAGCGCTCAGTAATTCAATCTGAACGGATTTCCCCATAG
- a CDS encoding antitoxin VapB family protein, protein MTPDIMIDDEIYARLKAMKRVGESFDVLILRLINQRRKTSMLDLAGTWPYSKKKMKEQEEMLRTSWRMGSRN, encoded by the coding sequence ATGACACCGGACATCATGATAGACGATGAAATATATGCACGCCTTAAAGCGATGAAGAGGGTGGGAGAGTCATTTGATGTACTAATTCTGCGTCTAATAAACCAAAGAAGAAAGACAAGTATGCTCGACTTAGCAGGAACTTGGCCATATAGTAAAAAGAAGATGAAAGAACAAGAAGAGATGCTGCGAACGAGTTGGAGAATGGGATCGCGTAACTGA
- a CDS encoding antitoxin VapB family protein gives MDQKILVDQKTYEMLKSLKRPDESFSKLLLRLIRSQRAKILDHYGRWSMTDKEVYDLMNRLEVGWCS, from the coding sequence ATGGATCAAAAAATACTTGTTGATCAAAAGACCTATGAGATGCTGAAGTCGTTGAAACGGCCTGATGAATCTTTTAGCAAATTACTTCTTCGACTAATCCGAAGTCAACGTGCAAAAATACTGGATCATTACGGGCGTTGGAGTATGACCGACAAAGAAGTATATGACCTGATGAATCGACTTGAGGTAGGATGGTGCAGTTGA
- a CDS encoding DUF998 domain-containing protein, translated as MVVTHEFFSTLANYPLMQFLKTYLRDPFFLAITGTIIALSCIFLAIGLSPWFDWFANALSDLGNYDNGLGAAIVFNSGLIIGGLMATWASILLLRIIKDVYTRVGIGIYTISAIFLITIGIFSENVGRLHYYVSVGFFLTFPFAMWAIGLSWLRFRGLIWFAIISLLLPFVSFYLWSITFGGTAPWTRVAIPEILTASTMIGWLWALVFLLRQGVLSHLTSES; from the coding sequence ATGGTTGTGACCCACGAGTTTTTTAGTACGCTTGCGAACTATCCCCTTATGCAGTTCCTTAAGACTTACCTCAGAGATCCCTTCTTCCTTGCTATTACGGGCACCATAATTGCACTTAGTTGTATCTTTTTAGCAATTGGTCTGTCCCCTTGGTTTGACTGGTTTGCCAATGCATTAAGTGATCTTGGCAATTATGATAACGGACTTGGTGCAGCGATCGTCTTTAACTCCGGCCTGATAATCGGTGGGCTAATGGCGACCTGGGCATCTATTCTCCTCCTCCGAATCATTAAGGATGTGTATACCCGCGTTGGTATTGGCATCTATACGATCTCAGCAATCTTCCTTATCACCATTGGTATCTTTTCTGAGAACGTTGGACGTTTGCACTACTATGTGTCAGTCGGCTTCTTTCTTACGTTCCCCTTTGCAATGTGGGCAATTGGCCTTAGCTGGCTCCGATTTCGTGGCCTGATTTGGTTCGCAATAATATCGTTGCTCTTGCCTTTCGTGTCCTTCTATCTCTGGTCAATAACATTCGGGGGAACTGCTCCATGGACCCGTGTGGCAATTCCTGAGATTCTGACAGCCTCTACAATGATCGGTTGGTTGTGGGCTCTTGTGTTCTTGTTGAGGCAAGGGGTCTTGTCCCATTTGACTTCTGAGTCCT